GTCCACCACAAGCACGTTAGATCCATCAGGAATCGCTTCCTTCTGGATCTCAAAGTAATCTTCGCCGTACTCTTTACTAAAGTTGGCCTTGAAGGTTTTACCTGGAAGTTTACCTTTCTTTCTAATGGGCACAAAACCAGCATCGAGTGCCAATGCTAGGGTTGGACCGAATAGGAAACCTCTGGATTCAAGACCAACCACGTAATCGATGGTTTTTCCTTTGAACTTCTCATCGATATGTAACTTAAAAGCTATAATcatcttgttgaagagatccGGACTTCTGAAAATTGGCAAGAAATCCTCAAATAGTATACCCTCTTGAGGAAAGTTAGGGTACTGATGTAGGGCTGATTTGAGCTCGCGAGAGATCTCCtcgattttcttcaaagattcaTTGGATGAGCCGGTCATTGTAACCTATTCCTAAAGGTGCAGATCTCAGTAAACTTCACTAATTACGATAGAAAGGAACCGGTGTCGTAAGCCAGATCATGTATTGACTTCTGGGATCTCACTACCCCcgaaatttttcaatctttttttcaaaatgtaaaatttttcaaatttttcaaatttttcatccGGATTTCTCGGCTCGTTTCTTAAGCCAGATCGGGAAGTCTCATAAAAACCGGTTAGCAGGTGAGGCACATGGCACATGGTACGGCAACCACTACCACTGTGATTGTTGTTACATGTCGCTGACATAATCTATAATTCTCTCCACAGATCTCTGGCCCTTCTTAGGTACATACTAATTATGATATTGGCCTTAAACATTATTTGTGAACGCATTCAGAGGAGTAGAACTCCGACTCTTAGGTTCACCCAGCTGATGGTTTCTTCGGGAGCGACTTTGGAAAATAACAAAGTTATCGTCCACTATATCCCCCATCACTTCCGTAATGAAGTAGAATCCTCCGTTAGAAGTCCACGATACAGAGTTCACATCATAGATAAATCTTGACGTCTTGAGTCGATTAAGAATGGATCCTGCATTCTGCCAGCTGATTGTATAACCCGGTGGTACAATCGGCTTCAAGCTTATTATTTTGGTACCAACTcgaagatcttcaaatagcTCAACCACCTTGTTATTCAATTGCGCATCAAATAAGTAGTTGTTCACAAGGATAACGTCACATCTGTCCACAACTTCCTTCACTTCTTTATTATCCACAAATGATTGTCTGGAAAACAATTTAATAGGTCCATGAGAAAGTCCCATGACTCTGCATCGTCTACAGAATTCCTCAGCGTGTTCATCACCCAGATCCGATGCATTTCTCGCAATTTCCACCCCATAACTTGAACATCCAAACTCAACTGCTGCTTGAATAACGCAGTTGCCCACTCCGGATCCTAAATCAATGAAGCAGCTGTCTTTATTGAGTCCGCACTGTTGATAAACTTTGCTCAAAAAAGCCGGCATCAACTCTCCATACACGT
This region of Brettanomyces nanus chromosome 2, complete sequence genomic DNA includes:
- the APT1 gene encoding adenine phosphoribosyltransferase (BUSCO:EOG093440VY); amino-acid sequence: MTGSSNESLKKIEEISRELKSALHQYPNFPQEGILFEDFLPIFRSPDLFNKMIIAFKLHIDEKFKGKTIDYVVGLESRGFLFGPTLALALDAGFVPIRKKGKLPGKTFKANFSKEYGEDYFEIQKEAIPDGSNVLVVDDILATGGSAEAAGRLVLACDANLMGFLFVMELDFLNGRDKLQASSFTLLRGQPESLKEGKEQ